A genomic stretch from Prochlorococcus marinus str. MIT 9312 includes:
- a CDS encoding phosphotransacetylase family protein, whose product MSDILLIGSCEPFSGKSALVLGIAKRVLQEKKQVRIGKPLATCIELTNLPSMSYEGLIDDDVKFIGSTLNIKEENLISSVGLLDNISAEKRIFNKDLLPGKGFDQIKGLVNDSFEGLNILEAAGSLHEGMIYGLSLPQLAESLDAKALIVNLWEDCKSVDALLDAKKQLGEHLAGVVLNAVPPQEVEKVKNEIIPSLKDLNIEVFGVMPKSPLLRSVTVGELVRRLDAKVICCPEKDQLLVETLSIGAMGVNSAMEFFRRRRNMAVVTGADRTDIQLAALEASTQCLILTGMGEPLSQLIHRAEELEVPILKVELDTLASVEIIEQAFGHVRIHESIKASYAVQLVQEHVNLKRILEKIDFPCNFPEKC is encoded by the coding sequence ATGAGCGATATATTGTTAATTGGTTCATGTGAGCCATTTAGTGGTAAGTCTGCATTGGTGCTTGGGATAGCAAAAAGAGTTTTACAGGAGAAAAAACAAGTACGTATTGGTAAACCACTAGCAACTTGTATCGAACTTACTAATCTACCTTCAATGTCTTATGAAGGATTAATAGATGATGATGTTAAATTTATTGGATCTACTTTAAATATCAAAGAAGAGAATTTAATTTCTTCAGTAGGATTATTAGATAATATATCAGCTGAAAAAAGAATATTTAATAAAGACTTGCTTCCAGGAAAAGGTTTCGATCAAATTAAAGGATTGGTTAATGATTCTTTTGAAGGATTGAATATTCTTGAAGCGGCTGGTAGTCTTCATGAAGGTATGATTTATGGTTTAAGTCTCCCACAACTAGCTGAAAGCTTAGATGCGAAAGCCTTAATTGTAAATTTATGGGAAGATTGTAAAAGCGTAGATGCATTACTAGATGCAAAAAAACAATTAGGGGAGCATTTGGCTGGAGTTGTATTGAATGCAGTTCCGCCTCAAGAAGTCGAAAAAGTTAAAAATGAAATAATACCTTCTCTTAAAGATTTGAATATTGAAGTATTTGGAGTGATGCCCAAGTCACCACTTCTCAGAAGTGTCACCGTCGGTGAGCTTGTAAGAAGACTAGATGCCAAAGTAATTTGTTGCCCTGAAAAAGATCAATTACTTGTTGAGACATTGAGTATTGGTGCAATGGGGGTAAATTCTGCAATGGAATTTTTCAGAAGAAGACGAAATATGGCTGTGGTTACTGGAGCTGATAGAACTGATATCCAACTTGCTGCTTTGGAAGCTTCTACTCAATGTTTAATTTTAACTGGTATGGGAGAACCCCTATCACAATTGATTCATAGAGCAGAAGAATTGGAGGTCCCAATTTTAAAGGTGGAATTAGATACTCTCGCCTCTGTAGAAATTATTGAACAAGCTTTTGGTCATGTAAGAATACATGAATCAATTAAAGCTTCTTATGCTGTTCAATTAGTTCAGGAGCATGTAAATCTAAAAAGAATTCTCGAAAAGATAGATTTTCCCTGCAATTTTCCAGAAAAATGCTAA
- a CDS encoding YajQ family cyclic di-GMP-binding protein, giving the protein MAESFSFDVVSDFERQELVNTLDQVKREISQRYDLKGTDTVVDLDKENIFITTNSELTLNSVNDIIRQKAIKRNLSLKIFDYGEIETVSGNKLKQTILLKQGIKQEIAKKISKSIRDQFKKINVSINGETLRVSSKSKNDLQLAIKLISQLEESLNIPLKANNFR; this is encoded by the coding sequence ATGGCAGAAAGTTTTTCATTTGATGTTGTTTCTGATTTTGAGAGACAGGAATTAGTTAATACTTTGGATCAAGTAAAAAGGGAAATTTCTCAACGTTACGATCTTAAAGGAACAGATACTGTTGTTGATTTAGATAAAGAAAATATTTTTATAACTACTAATAGTGAGCTAACTTTAAATTCTGTAAATGACATAATTAGACAAAAGGCAATAAAAAGAAACTTATCTTTAAAGATTTTCGACTATGGTGAAATTGAAACAGTTAGTGGTAATAAACTGAAGCAGACAATTTTGTTAAAACAAGGCATTAAACAAGAAATAGCAAAAAAAATCAGTAAAAGTATTAGAGATCAATTTAAAAAGATTAATGTCAGCATTAATGGTGAAACACTCAGAGTCTCTAGTAAGAGCAAAAATGATCTTCAATTAGCAATTAAACTTATTAGCCAATTGGAAGAGTCTTTGAACATCCCTCTAAAGGCGAATAATTTTAGATAA
- a CDS encoding prohibitin family protein produces the protein MSTSFKNVTPTGPGGTATLLIVLSFTGFLLLTQSLFVVPSGQVAVVTTLGKVSGPSRRAGLNLKLPFIQSVYPFDIKTQVQPEKFETLTKDLQVIRATATVKYSVKPQEAGRIFATIASRNSDVYQKIVQPSLLKALKSVFSQYELETIATEFAVISEKVGDTVAQELNSFDYVDVKSLDLTGLEIAEEYRAAIEQKQIAGQQLLRAKTEVEIAEQEALRYETLNKSLDDQVLFKLFLDKWDGSTQVVPGLPGSEGGTPPVIVGGRR, from the coding sequence ATGTCAACATCCTTTAAAAATGTCACACCGACTGGACCTGGTGGGACTGCAACCCTTTTGATTGTATTATCTTTTACTGGCTTTCTTTTACTTACCCAATCTCTCTTTGTGGTTCCTTCTGGACAGGTTGCAGTAGTAACAACATTAGGTAAAGTAAGTGGTCCTTCTAGGAGGGCTGGTTTAAATTTAAAACTCCCATTTATTCAGTCTGTTTATCCATTTGATATCAAAACTCAAGTTCAACCTGAAAAATTTGAAACTTTAACTAAGGATCTACAGGTTATTAGGGCTACAGCTACTGTCAAGTATTCAGTAAAACCTCAAGAAGCAGGAAGAATTTTTGCCACAATTGCTAGCAGAAATAGCGATGTTTATCAAAAAATAGTTCAGCCATCTTTACTCAAGGCCCTTAAATCAGTCTTTTCTCAATATGAGTTAGAGACAATCGCTACCGAATTTGCAGTCATCTCGGAAAAAGTAGGAGATACCGTTGCACAAGAACTTAATTCATTCGATTATGTAGATGTTAAAAGTTTAGACTTAACAGGATTGGAGATTGCTGAAGAATATAGAGCTGCGATTGAACAAAAGCAAATAGCGGGTCAACAATTATTAAGAGCAAAGACAGAAGTGGAAATTGCTGAGCAAGAAGCACTCAGATATGAAACATTAAATAAAAGTCTTGATGATCAAGTACTTTTTAAACTATTTCTTGATAAGTGGGATGGTAGTACACAAGTTGTACCTGGCTTGCCAGGTTCTGAAGGAGGCACCCCACCAGTAATTGTTGGTGGTAGAAGGTAA
- the hemL gene encoding glutamate-1-semialdehyde 2,1-aminomutase: MTDILNCTKSEEIFSAAQELMPGGVSSPVRAFKSVGGQPIVFDRVKGPFAWDIDGNRYIDYIGSWGPAICGHAHPEVTTALQEAIEKGTSFGAPCVLENKLAEMVIDAVPSVEMVRFVNSGTEACMAVLRLMRAFTGRDKVIKFDGCYHGHADMFLVKAGSGVATLGLPDSPGVPRTTTANTLTAPYNDLEAVKKLFSENPDAISGVILEPIVGNAGFITPEPGFLEGLRELTTENGSLLVFDEVMTGFRISYGGAQEKFGVTPDLTTLGKVIGGGLPVGAYGGKKEIMSMVAPSGPVYQAGTLSGNPLAMTAGIKTLELLKQEGTYEKLDAITSRLIEGIIQSAENNGIAIYGGSVSAMFGFFLCDGPVRNFDEAKTNDAKLFGKLHREMLRRGVYLAPSPFEAGFTSLAHNEEEIDKTIEVFDQCFNTIKNQ, translated from the coding sequence GTGACTGACATATTAAATTGCACCAAATCAGAAGAAATCTTTTCTGCTGCCCAAGAATTAATGCCTGGGGGAGTAAGTTCCCCAGTAAGAGCTTTTAAATCCGTCGGAGGTCAGCCGATTGTTTTTGATAGAGTTAAAGGCCCTTTTGCTTGGGATATTGATGGAAATAGATATATTGACTACATAGGAAGTTGGGGGCCCGCTATATGTGGACATGCGCATCCCGAAGTTACAACTGCACTACAGGAAGCAATTGAGAAAGGGACCAGTTTTGGAGCTCCTTGCGTTTTAGAGAACAAACTTGCTGAGATGGTTATAGATGCTGTCCCATCTGTAGAAATGGTTAGATTTGTTAATAGTGGAACTGAAGCCTGCATGGCTGTTTTGAGGCTTATGAGAGCATTCACTGGGAGAGATAAAGTTATTAAATTCGACGGTTGCTATCACGGTCATGCAGACATGTTTTTAGTGAAAGCCGGATCAGGTGTGGCCACTTTAGGTTTACCAGATTCCCCAGGGGTGCCACGAACAACAACTGCAAATACACTAACTGCTCCCTACAATGATCTTGAAGCAGTTAAAAAATTATTTTCAGAAAATCCTGATGCCATTTCGGGGGTCATTCTTGAGCCTATTGTTGGTAATGCTGGCTTTATTACTCCTGAACCTGGATTCTTAGAAGGATTAAGGGAATTAACCACTGAGAATGGATCCTTATTAGTTTTTGATGAAGTCATGACTGGATTCAGAATCAGTTATGGAGGCGCACAAGAAAAATTTGGTGTTACTCCTGATTTAACTACACTTGGAAAGGTAATTGGAGGCGGCTTACCTGTCGGAGCTTATGGAGGTAAGAAAGAAATAATGTCAATGGTAGCTCCTTCAGGACCGGTCTACCAGGCAGGTACTTTGAGCGGAAACCCACTTGCAATGACTGCTGGTATAAAGACTCTTGAACTACTTAAACAAGAAGGTACCTATGAGAAACTAGATGCAATAACTTCTAGATTAATTGAAGGGATAATTCAGTCTGCCGAAAATAATGGTATTGCTATTTACGGTGGAAGTGTAAGTGCTATGTTTGGTTTTTTCTTATGTGATGGGCCAGTTAGGAACTTTGATGAAGCAAAAACAAATGATGCTAAACTTTTTGGAAAGTTACATAGAGAGATGCTTCGAAGAGGTGTTTATCTTGCACCAAGTCCATTTGAGGCTGGCTTCACATCACTCGCTCATAACGAAGAAGAAATTGATAAAACAATCGAGGTATTTGATCAATGCTTTAATACTATAAAAAACCAATAA
- the xth gene encoding exodeoxyribonuclease III — protein MLIATWNVNSIRTRLSQIIDWMNQVNPDILCLQETKVMDNSFPFEPFEKLGYSVEVYGQKAYNGVAIISKIKAENVKKGFYGCSDSDQNAEIFLDQKRLISADINGIKIINVYVPNGSSLESNKFEYKINWLSSLASYLDEQEKKGELICLMGDFNVAPSNLDIYDPKKYEGGIMASEIERNALNNVLKERLIDSFRIFEKNPGHWSWWDYRNNAYELNKGWRIDHIYISKELSSKLKSCVIDSSPRANLRPSDHAPVMIDLNLNDINVDFFEEEDNFFEI, from the coding sequence TTGTTAATAGCAACTTGGAATGTTAACTCTATAAGAACCAGACTTTCACAAATAATAGATTGGATGAATCAAGTCAATCCAGATATTCTATGTTTGCAGGAAACAAAAGTAATGGATAATAGTTTCCCATTTGAACCTTTTGAAAAATTAGGATACTCAGTGGAGGTCTACGGACAAAAAGCATATAATGGTGTTGCTATTATTTCTAAAATAAAAGCAGAAAATGTTAAAAAAGGATTCTACGGTTGTTCAGACTCTGATCAAAATGCCGAAATTTTCCTTGATCAAAAAAGATTAATTTCTGCTGATATTAATGGTATCAAGATTATAAATGTCTATGTGCCAAATGGATCTTCTCTAGAATCTAATAAGTTCGAATACAAAATTAATTGGTTAAGTAGTTTAGCTTCATATTTGGATGAGCAAGAAAAAAAAGGAGAATTAATTTGTCTTATGGGTGATTTTAATGTTGCTCCCTCTAACTTGGATATTTATGATCCCAAGAAATATGAAGGAGGAATAATGGCATCTGAGATAGAGAGAAATGCACTAAATAATGTTCTGAAAGAAAGATTAATAGATTCTTTTAGGATTTTTGAAAAAAATCCTGGCCATTGGAGTTGGTGGGATTACCGTAATAACGCTTATGAATTAAATAAAGGTTGGAGGATAGACCATATCTACATCAGCAAAGAACTGTCATCAAAACTTAAAAGTTGTGTCATAGACAGCTCACCAAGAGCGAATTTACGTCCAAGTGATCATGCACCAGTAATGATTGATCTTAACTTGAACGATATAAATGTAGATTTTTTTGAGGAAGAGGATAATTTTTTCGAAATATAA
- the larC gene encoding nickel pincer cofactor biosynthesis protein LarC, with the protein MEDVLIECSPGISGDMLLGAFYDLGVPKKVIEQPLIDLGLKDLYHLEFKESKSCSIRGIKAKVENIDSSPIKRTWRTIKELISNGHLEDKLKQIIYEVFESLANAEGKVHGVKSENVHFHEIGAIDSLVDIIGVCAALNYLNPNKVYCNEPMLGKGFVQTEHGKLSVPPPAVIELIRQKNIKVLSSFDSIEGELSTPTGIALLSNLVDYLRPPSKYSINSYGVGIGNLKFSFPNLVRVYKISSFEDSSCNQQINPKCEEISVQEAWIDDQTPEDISNFVEKLRIEGAYDVSYQSIYMKKNRIGFSIQAILPIEKREYFRRLWFDYSNTIGVRERTQSRWILLRRKGECTTTFGNIKVKQTLKPDGSITMKPENDEVMRLKLEHKISTEEIRKIIKESSKEFKAFENWK; encoded by the coding sequence ATGGAAGATGTTTTAATTGAATGTTCTCCAGGTATCTCTGGAGATATGTTGTTAGGGGCTTTTTATGATTTAGGGGTGCCTAAAAAAGTCATTGAACAACCACTTATTGATCTTGGATTAAAGGATTTATATCATCTCGAGTTTAAAGAGTCAAAAAGTTGTTCAATCCGAGGGATCAAGGCAAAGGTTGAGAATATTGATAGCAGTCCTATCAAAAGAACTTGGAGAACTATTAAAGAACTTATTTCAAATGGGCACTTAGAAGATAAATTAAAGCAAATAATTTATGAAGTTTTTGAATCCTTAGCAAATGCAGAAGGAAAAGTTCATGGTGTCAAATCTGAGAATGTTCATTTTCATGAAATTGGAGCTATAGACTCATTAGTGGATATCATAGGAGTATGTGCTGCCTTGAATTACTTAAATCCAAATAAGGTTTATTGTAATGAACCAATGTTGGGGAAAGGTTTTGTTCAAACTGAACATGGAAAATTATCTGTACCACCTCCTGCTGTAATAGAACTAATAAGACAAAAGAATATAAAGGTTTTATCAAGCTTTGACTCAATAGAAGGGGAACTATCTACACCAACTGGCATTGCTTTACTTTCTAATTTAGTCGACTATCTGCGACCTCCTTCAAAATATTCTATTAACTCTTATGGAGTAGGCATTGGTAACTTAAAATTTTCATTCCCTAATTTGGTAAGAGTTTATAAAATTTCTTCATTTGAGGATTCTTCTTGTAATCAACAAATTAATCCAAAGTGTGAAGAGATATCTGTTCAAGAAGCATGGATAGATGATCAAACACCTGAAGATATATCTAATTTTGTAGAGAAACTAAGAATTGAGGGAGCTTACGACGTTTCTTATCAATCTATCTACATGAAAAAGAATAGAATTGGATTTTCTATTCAAGCAATCTTACCAATAGAGAAAAGAGAATATTTTAGGCGATTATGGTTTGATTATTCTAATACTATTGGAGTGCGTGAAAGGACCCAATCTAGATGGATATTACTTAGAAGGAAAGGAGAATGTACAACGACCTTTGGAAATATAAAAGTTAAACAGACTTTGAAACCAGATGGATCAATAACTATGAAACCAGAAAATGACGAAGTCATGAGATTAAAACTAGAGCATAAAATATCAACTGAGGAAATAAGAAAAATAATAAAAGAGTCAAGTAAAGAATTTAAAGCATTTGAAAATTGGAAATGA
- a CDS encoding lysylphosphatidylglycerol synthase domain-containing protein gives MRFNIRSHKYWKFLKKVNFDGLKSLFFISSLLYFCIYFFNNFDQISFDINFKKSVINLSLSFLFCVLSIYLNAYAWKYIVKWFGEEFKSNNLVSFYVLTNILKYVPGGIWHFVERFNFIKKISNPQIALYSTLIEPYFMLSGAFLLASLGVIFSPLYFFLILPLIFLNKKFIYVVLKRLGSIKGKVFEVLRFANSKDQFEKRINIISFFPAKALLLEIGFVLSKFTGFYICLNTFYSSNTLNIIFLLVIFSLSWSLGLVVPSAPGGVGVFEACLLFFVSRNIPQNTIIVSLIYFRVISTSADLLLSFPFLIRKLFKRI, from the coding sequence ATGAGATTTAATATAAGGAGTCATAAATATTGGAAATTCCTTAAAAAAGTTAATTTTGATGGTTTAAAGAGTCTTTTCTTTATTTCAAGCTTGTTATATTTTTGCATCTATTTTTTTAATAATTTTGATCAAATTTCTTTTGATATCAATTTTAAAAAAAGTGTAATTAATCTATCTTTATCATTTTTATTTTGTGTTTTAAGTATTTACCTTAACGCTTATGCATGGAAATATATAGTTAAATGGTTCGGAGAAGAATTTAAAAGTAATAATCTAGTTTCTTTTTATGTTTTAACCAATATTCTTAAATACGTTCCAGGGGGTATTTGGCATTTTGTTGAAAGATTTAACTTTATAAAAAAAATAAGTAATCCTCAGATTGCTTTATATTCGACACTTATAGAACCTTATTTTATGTTGAGTGGAGCTTTTCTGTTGGCTTCACTGGGAGTAATTTTTTCACCACTTTACTTTTTTTTAATTTTGCCTTTAATATTTTTAAATAAGAAATTTATTTATGTTGTATTAAAAAGATTAGGGTCTATAAAGGGGAAAGTATTTGAGGTTTTGAGATTTGCAAATTCAAAGGACCAATTTGAAAAGAGAATAAATATAATTTCTTTTTTTCCTGCCAAAGCGTTATTACTTGAAATTGGTTTTGTTTTATCTAAATTTACTGGTTTTTATATCTGTCTAAATACTTTTTATTCAAGTAATACTCTCAACATCATATTTTTATTAGTAATCTTTTCTTTGTCATGGTCTTTAGGTTTGGTAGTCCCATCAGCTCCAGGGGGAGTTGGCGTTTTTGAAGCTTGTCTCCTTTTTTTTGTTAGCAGAAATATTCCACAAAATACAATTATTGTTAGCTTAATTTATTTTAGGGTTATATCTACCTCGGCAGATTTGTTATTAAGCTTCCCTTTTTTAATTAGAAAGCTGTTTAAAAGAATTTAG
- a CDS encoding ABC transporter permease — protein MKILINGFKKALTELKLFYITSFIVALLVLIPISNFLLEGVQYVLGGNFSLGIAGGEEVLGTLKVLALTSLFGGGLGTLNGWLLSNCDFKFRKVLRICQLVPLAAPAYLITAVLQDLGSIFGYQVTGLWWGVLILSISTYPYVFILANESFNKFGVNQINASRGLGVGPWRSFFKIAFPMALPALITGISLMCMEVMNELGTFALLNIPSISTGIAENWIIEGNPKSAIGLSLVALLIIFTLIIFEKFSRRKSKRWSENPASQDSQGWELKKTRALLAITLSLFPPIFSFGIPCFWVLINIDQIQKGLSIELLNLLLRTICLGLFTALITMLFSLIISLTRRPNKSFLLGLITNLSGIGYAIPGTVLALSLISISSSELSSMAICLLIWGYVVRFLTIAKGSIDSSLERISPSLDEAALGLGENWLGIIKRIHLPLLQGPIFVGSLLVFVDTIKELPITFILRPFDFDTLSVRIYQYAGDERMVEAILPAILIMTLGLIASITLIPSLEKKN, from the coding sequence TTGAAAATACTTATTAATGGATTTAAAAAAGCATTAACCGAATTAAAACTTTTTTATATCACTTCGTTTATTGTTGCACTCTTAGTATTAATTCCAATTTCTAATTTTCTTCTTGAAGGAGTTCAATATGTATTAGGTGGAAATTTTTCATTAGGTATTGCAGGAGGAGAAGAGGTACTAGGCACTTTAAAAGTTTTAGCACTGACAAGTTTATTTGGAGGAGGCTTAGGGACCTTGAATGGATGGTTACTTTCAAATTGTGATTTTAAATTCAGAAAAGTTCTCCGTATTTGTCAGCTAGTTCCACTAGCTGCTCCAGCATATCTAATAACAGCTGTTTTGCAGGATTTAGGAAGTATTTTTGGATATCAAGTAACTGGTTTATGGTGGGGTGTTTTAATACTTTCAATTTCTACTTATCCATATGTATTCATTCTTGCTAACGAAAGTTTTAACAAATTTGGAGTTAATCAAATTAATGCTAGTAGAGGATTAGGAGTTGGGCCGTGGAGGAGCTTCTTTAAAATCGCTTTTCCAATGGCGTTACCAGCACTAATAACAGGAATAAGTTTAATGTGTATGGAAGTAATGAATGAGTTAGGTACATTTGCATTATTAAATATTCCAAGTATTTCTACAGGTATCGCCGAAAATTGGATAATTGAGGGCAATCCAAAAAGTGCTATTGGATTATCTTTGGTAGCTTTGTTAATAATTTTTACTTTAATTATTTTTGAAAAATTCTCGAGAAGAAAATCTAAGAGGTGGAGTGAAAATCCTGCATCACAAGATTCTCAAGGATGGGAATTAAAAAAAACTAGAGCTCTTTTAGCAATAACCTTATCCTTATTTCCTCCAATCTTCTCTTTTGGAATTCCATGTTTTTGGGTTCTCATAAATATCGATCAAATTCAAAAGGGGTTATCTATAGAATTACTTAATCTACTATTAAGGACTATATGTCTAGGACTTTTTACTGCATTAATAACGATGTTATTCTCATTAATAATTTCCTTAACTAGACGACCAAATAAAAGCTTTTTATTAGGACTAATTACGAACCTTTCGGGAATAGGTTACGCAATCCCAGGCACTGTATTAGCTTTATCTTTAATAAGCATTTCTTCTTCAGAATTGAGTTCCATGGCTATTTGCTTGCTAATTTGGGGTTATGTTGTACGATTTCTAACTATTGCTAAGGGTTCTATTGATTCAAGTCTTGAAAGAATTTCTCCTAGTCTTGATGAAGCTGCGCTTGGACTAGGAGAGAACTGGCTGGGAATCATTAAAAGAATTCATCTACCTCTACTCCAAGGACCAATATTTGTAGGATCACTTTTAGTTTTTGTAGACACAATAAAAGAATTACCAATAACATTTATTTTAAGACCATTCGATTTCGATACATTATCTGTGAGAATATATCAATATGCTGGAGATGAAAGAATGGTAGAGGCAATATTACCAGCCATTCTTATCATGACTTTAGGTCTCATTGCATCAATTACATTGATTCCAAGTTTAGAGAAAAAAAACTAA
- a CDS encoding CobW family GTP-binding protein, producing the protein MSKKLLPVTIISGFLGSGKTTLLNHILKNQVGIKTAVLVNEFGEIGIDNDLIIEGSEDMIELNNGCICCSINGELLNTVSKVLERSEKLDYLIVETTGLADPLPVAMTFAAGDLREKVRLDSIITVIDGENFDFEINNKSVSYSQILYGDIILLNKCDLVNEEQLKKVEKFINKIKKEPRILRSTNSEVGLQTIMSVGLFETDTFQFEKEKKNVKDNSHDHSSHSHDHSSHLHDHSSHSHDHSSHLHDHSSHSHDHSSHSNHLINNIEGFTSVSYETVEPFSLRKFQYFLDNQISQNVFRAKGILWFMESERKHIFHLSGKRFSLDDEEWTKDKSNKIVLIGKNLDHQTIKNQLSSCRFNSD; encoded by the coding sequence ATGTCTAAAAAGTTATTACCAGTTACGATTATTAGTGGATTTTTAGGTTCTGGCAAAACCACATTATTAAATCATATTTTAAAAAATCAAGTTGGTATTAAAACAGCCGTTTTAGTTAATGAATTCGGAGAGATTGGAATAGATAATGACTTAATCATAGAAGGCTCAGAAGATATGATCGAATTAAATAATGGCTGTATATGTTGCTCTATTAATGGCGAATTATTAAATACAGTATCAAAAGTTTTAGAAAGATCTGAAAAACTAGACTATTTAATTGTTGAGACAACTGGACTTGCTGATCCATTACCAGTAGCAATGACTTTTGCAGCTGGCGATCTCAGAGAAAAAGTAAGATTAGATTCAATTATCACTGTAATCGATGGAGAAAATTTTGATTTTGAAATTAATAATAAAAGTGTTTCCTATTCTCAAATTTTATACGGAGATATCATCCTTTTAAATAAGTGTGATTTAGTGAACGAAGAACAATTAAAGAAAGTAGAAAAGTTTATAAATAAGATAAAAAAAGAACCTAGGATCTTGCGATCAACCAATAGTGAAGTTGGATTACAAACAATAATGAGCGTTGGTCTTTTTGAGACAGATACTTTTCAATTCGAGAAGGAAAAGAAAAATGTAAAAGATAATTCACACGATCACTCTTCTCATTCACACGATCACTCTTCTCATTTACACGATCACTCTTCTCATTCACACGATCACTCTTCTCATTTACACGATCACTCTTCTCATTCACACGATCACTCTTCTCATTCAAATCATTTGATCAATAATATCGAAGGGTTTACATCAGTTTCTTATGAGACAGTTGAACCATTCTCCTTAAGGAAGTTTCAATATTTCTTAGATAATCAAATATCACAAAATGTATTTAGAGCGAAAGGAATATTATGGTTTATGGAAAGTGAAAGAAAACACATTTTTCACCTGTCTGGGAAACGGTTTTCTCTAGATGATGAAGAATGGACAAAAGATAAATCTAACAAAATAGTATTAATTGGAAAGAACTTAGATCATCAAACTATTAAAAATCAACTTTCATCATGTAGATTTAATTCAGACTAG
- a CDS encoding 4a-hydroxytetrahydrobiopterin dehydratase, whose protein sequence is MEPYLLRDEELKELVVKIPGWEIKSEQIQREFSFANFIEAFSFMTKVALICEKYNHHPNWENIYSKVIISLNTHDLGGITNLDQTLASEINKIFDQ, encoded by the coding sequence ATGGAACCTTACCTTTTAAGAGATGAAGAATTGAAGGAATTAGTTGTCAAAATACCTGGCTGGGAAATTAAGTCCGAACAAATCCAAAGAGAATTTAGCTTCGCTAATTTCATTGAAGCCTTCTCTTTTATGACGAAGGTTGCTTTAATCTGTGAGAAATACAACCACCATCCAAACTGGGAAAATATTTATTCAAAAGTAATCATCAGTTTAAATACACATGATTTGGGAGGCATTACAAATTTGGATCAAACATTAGCTTCAGAAATCAATAAAATTTTCGATCAATAA
- a CDS encoding secondary thiamine-phosphate synthase enzyme YjbQ → MEQIFSKLEFLTSGEGFIDITNDLNLFIEKNNFHSGIFNLTSLHTSCSLTINENADPNVLRDLKKYMQSIVPYDSYLTLSKNREEISYKHYQEGADDMPAHIKTSLTNTCLSLSFQDGKIILGTWQAVYLWEHRFDQKERIINVHIIGEKK, encoded by the coding sequence ATGGAACAAATATTTTCAAAATTAGAATTTTTAACCAGTGGAGAGGGTTTTATTGACATCACAAATGATTTAAATTTATTTATTGAAAAAAATAACTTTCATTCAGGAATTTTTAATTTAACTTCACTTCATACCAGTTGCAGCTTAACTATTAATGAGAATGCAGATCCAAATGTACTTAGGGACTTAAAAAAATATATGCAATCTATAGTTCCATATGATTCCTACCTAACATTATCAAAAAATAGAGAAGAAATTTCATATAAACATTATCAAGAAGGGGCTGATGATATGCCAGCACATATTAAAACATCCTTAACAAACACTTGTTTATCTTTGAGTTTTCAAGATGGTAAAATAATACTTGGCACATGGCAAGCAGTTTATTTATGGGAACATCGATTTGATCAAAAAGAAAGAATTATAAATGTACATATAATTGGTGAGAAAAAGTAA